A genomic region of Brevibacillus sp. JNUCC-41 contains the following coding sequences:
- a CDS encoding polyprenyl synthetase family protein, with translation MGTESFEMFSKEYKAIIERETVEYVNKLKAPAVVKEAMVYSLEAGGKRIRPLLVFAVLEAFGKNLRMGIPAAAAIEMIHTYSLIHDDLPAMDDDDLRRGKPTNHKVFGEAVAILAGDALLTYSFQLVTDMIDPEVTAEMKLNLVSEIAKSAGAEGMVGGQVADMEGENKQLTLQELEYIHEHKTGKLLTASILSGAILAGANEEQQLHLRDFAYHLGLAFQIRDDILDIEGSVELIGKPVGSDVGNHKSTYPSLLTLQGAKEKLEHHIELAHAALGKTTLQTGLLNDLTDLIANRNH, from the coding sequence ATGGGTACAGAGTCCTTTGAAATGTTTTCTAAAGAATATAAGGCGATTATAGAACGGGAAACCGTGGAATATGTCAATAAACTTAAAGCTCCGGCAGTGGTCAAAGAAGCCATGGTCTATTCACTGGAGGCAGGAGGTAAACGGATTCGCCCGTTATTGGTCTTTGCCGTTCTGGAGGCCTTTGGAAAAAACTTGAGGATGGGGATTCCTGCAGCGGCTGCCATTGAAATGATTCATACATATTCTTTGATTCATGATGATCTTCCGGCGATGGATGATGATGATCTCCGCCGCGGAAAACCGACGAACCATAAAGTGTTCGGTGAAGCGGTAGCAATACTGGCAGGTGATGCGCTTCTTACATATAGCTTTCAATTGGTGACGGATATGATCGATCCCGAGGTGACGGCTGAAATGAAGCTGAACCTGGTAAGTGAAATTGCGAAATCTGCCGGAGCCGAAGGAATGGTTGGAGGTCAAGTTGCGGATATGGAAGGTGAAAATAAACAGTTGACCCTTCAGGAATTGGAGTATATACATGAACATAAAACAGGGAAGTTATTGACTGCAAGCATCCTTTCCGGTGCTATATTAGCCGGGGCGAATGAAGAACAGCAACTGCATTTACGTGACTTTGCATACCACCTGGGGCTTGCTTTTCAAATTCGCGATGATATCCTGGATATTGAAGGGTCGGTCGAGTTGATCGGCAAGCCGGTTGGCAGTGATGTGGGGAATCATAAAAGTACATATCCATCTTTACTTACGCTTCAAGGGGCAAAGGAAAAGTTGGAACATCATATAGAACTTGCCCATGCCGCTTTAGGAAAAACAACCTTACAAACGGGTTTGTTGAATGATCTAACTGATTTAATAGCGAACCGTAATCATTGA
- a CDS encoding exodeoxyribonuclease VII small subunit — translation MTKKQEATFEEAMENLEKIVEQLEEGDVPLEEAISIYKQGMDLSRLCHSKLKAVEDQLTQILREDGELENFAVQEEE, via the coding sequence ATGACAAAAAAACAGGAAGCTACATTTGAAGAAGCGATGGAGAATCTCGAAAAAATTGTAGAGCAGTTGGAAGAAGGCGATGTACCCTTGGAAGAAGCCATCTCCATATATAAACAAGGAATGGACTTATCAAGGCTTTGCCATTCGAAGCTTAAGGCTGTTGAAGATCAGTTGACTCAAATTTTACGCGAAGATGGGGAACTTGAAAACTTCGCTGTACAGGAGGAAGAATGA
- the xseA gene encoding exodeoxyribonuclease VII large subunit: MSNQQYLSVSALTKYIKRKFDADPHLQNVYIKGEISNFKQHTSGHMYFTLKDEKARLLSVMFAANNKGMKFLPENGMKVLVKGDISLYEAGGQYQLYVKSMAPDGVGDLYLAYEQLKKKLEAAGLFLAEHKKSIPQYPKSVGVITSPTGAALRDILITIKRRYPIARIIVYPALVQGNNAAKSIAKAISMANARAESDVLIVGRGGGSIEELWAFNEEIVAESIYDSDIPVISAVGHETDFTIADFVADMRAPTPTGAAELAVPHLNEILERLMNRKNRLTRSIQEAVNFERTRLTRMERSYAFRYPHKMYEQKLEQLDKTMDRLGRTSTRYFMKKRDELNQLNDILKKQHPEQAVQNAKDELQQHAKVLRRAMEAIYRQKSQQFVHVTATLSALSPLKIMERGYGLVFAEDETLVKSTQQVSKGDKIAVSIKDGTLECEIKEIKERIEP, encoded by the coding sequence ATGAGCAACCAACAATATTTGAGTGTGTCGGCTTTAACGAAGTACATCAAAAGGAAGTTCGATGCCGACCCCCATTTGCAAAATGTATACATAAAAGGTGAAATTTCAAATTTCAAACAACATACAAGCGGACATATGTATTTTACTTTAAAGGATGAGAAAGCCCGACTCCTCTCCGTTATGTTTGCCGCCAATAATAAAGGGATGAAGTTCCTGCCCGAAAATGGCATGAAGGTACTTGTTAAGGGTGATATATCATTATATGAAGCAGGGGGACAGTATCAGCTTTATGTGAAAAGCATGGCCCCTGATGGTGTGGGGGATTTGTATCTTGCTTATGAACAGCTGAAGAAAAAGCTGGAGGCTGCAGGTTTGTTTTTGGCCGAACACAAGAAGTCGATCCCGCAGTACCCTAAGTCTGTAGGTGTCATAACATCGCCGACCGGAGCGGCATTAAGGGATATCTTGATAACCATCAAGCGGAGATATCCAATTGCCAGGATCATCGTTTATCCAGCCCTTGTACAAGGGAATAATGCAGCTAAATCGATTGCAAAGGCAATTTCCATGGCTAACGCAAGGGCGGAAAGCGATGTTCTCATTGTCGGAAGGGGCGGCGGATCGATCGAGGAACTATGGGCGTTTAATGAAGAGATTGTGGCTGAATCGATTTATGATTCCGATATACCGGTAATTTCTGCTGTCGGTCACGAAACCGATTTTACAATTGCTGATTTTGTCGCCGATATGCGTGCTCCTACACCGACTGGTGCAGCAGAGTTAGCGGTTCCTCACTTGAATGAAATACTCGAACGCCTGATGAACCGCAAGAACCGATTGACCCGCTCCATTCAAGAAGCGGTGAATTTTGAACGAACCCGGTTGACCAGGATGGAGAGGTCTTATGCCTTCCGTTATCCACATAAAATGTATGAACAGAAGCTGGAACAGCTAGACAAGACGATGGACAGGCTAGGAAGGACCAGCACGCGGTATTTCATGAAAAAGAGAGATGAGCTGAATCAGCTGAACGATATTCTGAAAAAGCAGCATCCTGAACAAGCGGTGCAAAATGCGAAAGATGAATTACAGCAGCATGCAAAGGTTTTGCGTAGGGCCATGGAAGCCATCTATCGGCAAAAATCACAGCAGTTCGTCCATGTAACTGCCACTTTATCTGCCCTAAGTCCACTAAAAATCATGGAACGGGGTTATGGATTAGTTTTTGCTGAGGATGAGACATTAGTGAAAAGTACACAGCAAGTATCCAAAGGGGATAAGATAGCGGTTTCGATAAAAGATGGAACACTTGAATGTGAAATTAAAGAAATAAAGGAGCGGATTGAACCATGA
- the folD gene encoding bifunctional methylenetetrahydrofolate dehydrogenase/methenyltetrahydrofolate cyclohydrolase FolD: MSAQIINGKEIAESVRQDISKEVQQLREKNIVPGLAVILVGDNQASQTYVRNKQKACEDLGMHSVLIKKPEELSQEELIQSIAELNQDDSIHGILVQLPLPGHIQEKAIIEAISPEKDVDGFHPINIGRMMTGQDAFLPCTPYGVMVMLEYIDYDLEGKHVVIVGRSNIVGKPAGQLFLNANATVTYCHSRTKDLAYYTKQADVVVAAVGKRDTITSDHIKEGAVVIDVGMNRNDEGKLCGDVAFEEVKNKASYITPVPKGVGPMTITMLMKNTVKSAQKAHEKYEQAIKS, from the coding sequence ATGTCAGCTCAAATCATTAATGGTAAAGAAATTGCAGAGTCAGTTAGGCAGGACATCAGTAAGGAAGTTCAACAATTACGTGAAAAAAATATCGTTCCGGGTTTGGCTGTAATCCTGGTGGGTGACAATCAAGCATCACAAACTTATGTGCGCAATAAGCAAAAGGCCTGTGAGGATTTGGGCATGCATTCCGTATTGATTAAAAAGCCTGAGGAGCTCTCACAGGAGGAATTAATTCAGAGCATTGCTGAATTAAACCAGGATGACAGCATTCATGGTATATTGGTGCAGCTGCCATTGCCTGGACATATTCAGGAAAAAGCGATCATTGAAGCGATTTCGCCTGAAAAGGATGTTGATGGATTCCACCCGATTAATATTGGGCGGATGATGACGGGGCAAGATGCCTTTTTACCTTGTACTCCATACGGCGTCATGGTGATGCTTGAGTATATCGACTATGACCTTGAAGGTAAGCATGTTGTCATCGTAGGGAGAAGTAATATCGTCGGAAAACCAGCCGGACAATTATTTTTAAATGCAAATGCAACCGTTACATACTGTCATTCACGGACAAAGGATCTTGCCTATTATACAAAGCAAGCCGATGTCGTTGTGGCAGCTGTCGGAAAGAGGGACACGATCACCAGTGACCATATTAAAGAAGGCGCAGTCGTCATTGACGTCGGAATGAACAGGAATGATGAAGGGAAGCTTTGCGGTGATGTGGCGTTTGAAGAAGTGAAAAATAAGGCTTCATATATTACACCTGTTCCTAAAGGCGTTGGTCCAATGACGATTACGATGCTTATGAAGAATACGGTCAAATCTGCTCAAAAAGCACATGAAAAGTACGAGCAAGCAATAAAAAGCTGA
- the nusB gene encoding transcription antitermination factor NusB — MKRREAREKSLQALYQIDIANSNAEEAMESVLDGAPTDEYFRKLVMGITENREQIDGMIRDNLENWTLERLANIDRNLLRIAVYEMVHSEDVPVSVAMNEAIEIAKKFGDDQSSSFVNAVLSKVKVKSGS, encoded by the coding sequence ATGAAAAGAAGAGAAGCCCGTGAAAAATCCCTTCAAGCACTATATCAGATAGATATTGCCAACTCGAATGCAGAAGAAGCAATGGAAAGCGTATTGGATGGTGCTCCAACTGATGAATATTTCAGGAAATTAGTAATGGGGATAACGGAAAATCGAGAACAAATTGATGGAATGATCAGGGACAATTTAGAGAATTGGACGTTGGAAAGACTAGCGAACATTGATCGGAATTTACTGCGGATCGCGGTTTATGAAATGGTTCACAGTGAAGATGTTCCTGTAAGTGTTGCAATGAATGAAGCTATTGAAATTGCTAAGAAATTCGGTGATGATCAATCGAGCAGCTTTGTAAATGCCGTTTTATCCAAGGTAAAGGTGAAAAGCGGCAGCTAA
- a CDS encoding Asp23/Gls24 family envelope stress response protein → MEGQLLEMNDYNSGLGKVEIAPEVIEVIAGIAASEVEGVAHMRGNFATGVVEKLGKKNHGKGVKVDLTGESIKVELYCVMKFGVSIPKVAQEVQDNIREALLNMTAIDAGEVNIHVVGIAFENAKQEADYEQEV, encoded by the coding sequence ATGGAAGGCCAATTACTGGAAATGAATGATTATAATAGTGGGCTGGGCAAAGTGGAGATTGCGCCTGAGGTGATAGAGGTGATCGCGGGTATCGCTGCATCGGAAGTTGAAGGTGTTGCACATATGCGCGGGAATTTCGCTACGGGTGTTGTTGAAAAGCTTGGTAAAAAGAATCACGGTAAAGGTGTTAAAGTGGACTTAACGGGAGAATCCATCAAAGTCGAACTTTATTGTGTCATGAAGTTTGGTGTTTCAATTCCGAAAGTTGCTCAGGAAGTGCAAGATAACATTCGTGAAGCTTTGTTGAATATGACCGCTATCGACGCTGGCGAAGTGAACATTCATGTAGTGGGCATTGCGTTTGAAAACGCTAAACAAGAAGCGGATTACGAACAAGAAGTTTAA
- the accC gene encoding acetyl-CoA carboxylase biotin carboxylase subunit, translating into MIKKVLIANRGEIAVRIIRACKELGIETVAVYSEADKEALHVQIADEAYCIGPKLSKDSYLNTTNIISTAKKTGSDAIHPGYGFLAENADFAELCRECNIIFIGPSPEAINKMGTKDVARETMRKAGVPIVPGSKGIIKDTDEGVALANEMGYPVIIKATAGGGGKGIRVARTEEDLIKGINITQQEAATAFGNPGVYIEKFIEDFRHVEIQVMADNHGNAIHLGERDCSIQRRLQKLVEETPSPALDGETRAEMGQAAVTAALAVNYSGAGTVEFIYDYVNRKYYFMEMNTRIQVEHPVTEMVTGVDLIKEQIKVASGNKLSLSQEDVTFNGWSIECRINAENPEKNFMPSAGKIQMYLPPGGYGVRVDSAAYPGYSIPPYYDSMIAKLIVHAPTREEAIEKMKRALGEFVIEGISTTIPFHIKLLQHEQFVSGEFNTKFLEIYDVMNS; encoded by the coding sequence ATGATTAAAAAGGTGTTAATTGCCAATCGTGGGGAAATTGCTGTCCGAATCATCCGGGCATGCAAGGAATTAGGAATCGAGACTGTTGCAGTCTATTCAGAAGCAGATAAAGAAGCATTACATGTTCAAATTGCGGATGAAGCATATTGTATCGGTCCTAAATTATCAAAAGACAGTTATTTGAATACAACGAACATTATCAGCACAGCCAAGAAAACGGGATCTGATGCAATTCATCCAGGGTATGGATTCCTAGCTGAAAATGCCGACTTTGCTGAGCTATGCCGTGAATGCAATATCATTTTCATCGGTCCTAGCCCCGAAGCGATCAATAAAATGGGAACAAAGGACGTAGCAAGGGAAACCATGCGCAAAGCTGGTGTACCGATCGTTCCAGGTTCTAAAGGAATAATTAAAGATACGGATGAGGGTGTAGCCCTAGCTAATGAAATGGGCTATCCAGTCATCATCAAAGCTACTGCCGGCGGAGGCGGTAAAGGTATCCGCGTTGCAAGGACGGAAGAAGATCTTATCAAGGGCATTAATATTACGCAACAGGAAGCCGCTACGGCATTTGGGAATCCTGGCGTGTATATTGAAAAGTTCATCGAGGACTTCCGTCATGTTGAAATACAGGTCATGGCAGATAATCATGGAAACGCCATCCATTTAGGTGAGCGTGATTGTTCGATTCAACGACGTTTGCAAAAACTTGTTGAAGAAACCCCGTCACCAGCGTTGGATGGTGAAACACGTGCGGAAATGGGGCAGGCTGCAGTAACGGCTGCACTTGCCGTTAACTATTCAGGTGCCGGAACGGTAGAATTTATTTATGACTATGTGAATAGAAAATACTACTTTATGGAAATGAATACACGTATCCAGGTTGAACACCCAGTTACGGAAATGGTAACGGGCGTGGATTTGATTAAAGAACAGATCAAAGTTGCTTCAGGTAACAAACTATCGCTTTCACAAGAAGATGTCACTTTTAACGGATGGTCTATCGAATGCCGGATAAATGCGGAAAATCCAGAAAAGAACTTCATGCCTTCCGCAGGTAAGATTCAAATGTATTTACCGCCAGGCGGCTACGGAGTTCGTGTGGATTCCGCGGCATACCCTGGGTACTCGATACCGCCGTATTACGATTCCATGATCGCTAAATTGATCGTCCATGCACCGACTAGAGAAGAGGCGATCGAGAAGATGAAACGCGCCTTAGGTGAGTTTGTCATTGAAGGAATCAGTACCACAATTCCTTTCCATATTAAGTTACTTCAACATGAACAATTTGTTTCCGGGGAATTTAATACCAAATTCCTTGAAATATATGATGTAATGAACTCATAA
- the accB gene encoding acetyl-CoA carboxylase biotin carboxyl carrier protein, producing MKVQEIREIIKLVDQSNINEFVFENEGTKLKLKKTEAGTVLQSVAAPDVVQANAAVEVKPAAAPAPAVTKAVEPAKPAAAATEQENLHKITSPMVGTFYQSPAPDSPAYVKTGDKVTGDSIVCIVEAMKLFNEIEAEVSGEIVEVLVKEGQLVEYGQPLFLVKPE from the coding sequence ATGAAAGTGCAAGAAATTCGTGAAATTATTAAGCTAGTCGATCAATCAAATATCAATGAATTCGTTTTTGAAAATGAAGGAACGAAACTTAAATTGAAAAAAACTGAAGCGGGTACAGTATTACAATCAGTAGCTGCTCCAGATGTTGTTCAAGCCAATGCAGCTGTAGAGGTCAAGCCCGCAGCGGCCCCTGCTCCTGCAGTGACGAAAGCTGTTGAACCAGCAAAACCTGCTGCTGCAGCCACCGAACAGGAAAATTTACATAAAATCACTTCTCCGATGGTGGGGACATTCTACCAATCTCCTGCACCGGATTCACCTGCATACGTAAAAACGGGTGATAAAGTAACGGGGGATTCCATCGTCTGCATCGTGGAAGCCATGAAACTTTTCAATGAAATCGAAGCTGAAGTAAGCGGTGAAATCGTTGAAGTCCTTGTAAAAGAAGGGCAGCTTGTAGAATATGGTCAACCATTATTTTTAGTAAAGCCGGAATGA